In Cicer arietinum cultivar CDC Frontier isolate Library 1 chromosome 1, Cicar.CDCFrontier_v2.0, whole genome shotgun sequence, one DNA window encodes the following:
- the LOC101500373 gene encoding mRNA-decapping enzyme-like protein: MSQNGKLMPNLDQQSTKLLNLTVLQRIDPFVEEILITAAHVTFYEFNIDLSQWSRKDVEGSLFVVKRNTQPRFQFIVMNRRNTENLVENLLGDFEYEVQVPYLLYRNAAQEVNGIWFYNARECEEVANLFSRILNAYAKVPPKSKVSSTKSEFEELEAVPTMAVMDGPLEPSSSTTSNVADVPDDPSFVNFFSAAMAIGNTSSAPITGQPYQSSATISSSSGPSHAAKPVVPTLQIPSLSTSTLIPQHEAPEFINSSSRATNLVKPSFFVPPPSSAAMMIPPVSSSIPTAPPLHPTSSVQRPFGTPLLQPFPPPTPPPSLTPVSSPLPNYVPVISREKVRDALLVLVQDNQFIDMVYRALLNAHQS; this comes from the exons ATGTCTCAGAACGGTAAATTGATGCCAAATCTAGACCAGCAAAGCACAAAGCTTCTCAACCTCACCGTTCTTCAACGAATCGACCCTTTCGTTGAAGAAATTCTCATAACCGCCGCTCACGTCACCTTCTATGAGTTTAACATCGATCTCAGCCAATGG AGCCGCAAGGATGTTGAAGGATCTCTCTTCGTTGTTAAGAG aAACACGCAACCACGATTTCAGTTTATTGTGATGAACCGCCGCAATACTG AAAATTTGGTGGAAAACCTCCTGGGGGATTTCGAGTATGAAGTTCAGGTTCCATATCTATTATATAGAAATGCTGCTCAAGAAGTAAATGGTATTTGGTTCTACAATGCTCGCGAATGTGAAGAGGTTGCAAATCTTTTTAGCAG GATCCTGAATGCATATGCCAAGGTGCCTCCAAAGTCAAAGGTGTCATCTACAAAGAG TGAATTTGAGGAACTGGAAGCAGTACCAACTATGGCAGTTATGGATGGTCCTCTTGAGCCGTCATCATCAACTACTTCCAATGTAGCTGATGTTCCTGATGATCCATCCTTTGTAAATTTCTTCAGT GCAGCTATGGCTATCGGGAATACTTCAAGTGCCCCAATCACTGGACAACCTTATCAGTCTTCTGCCACTATTTCTTCTTCTTCGGGGCCATCTCATGCTGCTAAACCCGTTGTGCCAACCTTGCAGATACCATCTCTTTCAACATCTACTCTTATACCCCAGCATGAGGCTCCCGAGTTCATCAACAGCAGCAGCCGtgcaacaaatcttgtgaagcCTTCTTTTTTTGTCCCTCCTCCTTCTTCAGCAGCAATGATGATACCCCCTGTGTCTTCATCCATACCTACTGCCCCTCCTCTTCATCCTACCAGTAGTGTACAACGTCCTTTTGGTACTCCACTGCTACAACCATTTCCGCCTCCAACTCCACCACCTTCACTTACTCCTGTTTCTTCTCCCCTTCCGAACTATGTTCCAGTTATTTCTAGAGAAAAGGTCCGAGATGCTCTTCTGGTGCTTGTTCAG GACAATCAATTCATTGATATGGTTTATAGAGCGTTGCTGAATGCTCATCAATCATGA
- the LOC101499618 gene encoding uncharacterized protein, which produces MTRLNSEQVLKDNNAADPSSISSLQLTHKALSDVSCLASFNNLEKLDLKFNNLITLEGLRACVNLKWLSVVENKLESLEGIQGLTKLTVLNAGKNKLKSMDQIESLVTLRALILNDNEINSICKLDQMKELNTLVLSKNPIRKIGDALKNVKSITKLSLSHCQLQGIDSSLKSCVELTELRLAHNEIQSLPDELTHNSKLRNLDLGNNEITRWSELKVLKSLTKLRNLNLQGNHVATVEKVLGKIKKALPTLQVFNAKPIDKDTKTKRGHMVDDVNDFSLDHAGQDLRDSTNEKKSAKFHPIGQNEGDTFETSDERKSGKKRKKTVDVSEKEVKKDNEDRKKDKLTETVDPDANNKSTKKKLRKDDKPSHKALSLEENVNRTEKKTKKNQKNEEQSEFDIIDDAETSFVEFFNMKGAENQNHGGEMKLQDLVPKDLKLADSKVTSSVKHKSAKMRNTESLSSPVTEIGMGGPSTWDD; this is translated from the exons ATGACTCGTTTGAACTCCGAGCAGGTACTGAAAGACAACAATGCCGCCGATCCAAGTTCAATTTCCAGTCTTCAACTCACTCACAAAGCTCTTTCCGAT GTATCATGCTTGGCCAGCTTCAATAACTTGGAAAAGCTTGACCTCAAGTTCAACAATCTCATTACACTTGAG GGATTGAGGGCATGTGTTAATTTGAAATGGCTATCAGTTGTGGAAAACAAATTAGAAAGCTTAGAAGGAATTCAAGGGCTTACTAAGCTCACT GTACTAAATGCaggaaaaaataaacttaaatctATGGATCAGATTGAGTCACTTGTTACCCTCCGTGCGCTCATTCTGAATG ATAATGAGATTAACTCCATTTGCAAACTTGATCAGATGAAAGAATTGAATACTCTTG TTCTATCCAAAAATCCTATTCGTAAAATTGGTGATGCTCTGAAGAATGTGAAATCCATCACAAAG CTCTCCCTTTCTCATTGTCAGCTTCAAGGTATCGACAGTTCCCTCAAGTCTTGTGTTGAATTGACCGAGCTTCGTCTTGCTCACAATGAGATTCAG TCTCTCCCAGATGAATTAACGCACAATTCAAAGCTTCGGAATTTAGATTTGGGGAATAATGAGATCACTAGATGGTCAGAACTAAAG GTGCTCAAATCACTCACAAAACTGAGAAATCTAAATTTACAAGGAAATCATGTTGCTACAGTTGAGAAAGTTTTAGGAAAG ATTAAGAAAGCACTGCCAACGCTACAAGTATTCAATGCCAAACCAATAGACAAAGATACCAAGACTAAGCGAGGTCACATGGTTGATGATGTTAATGATTTTTCATTAGATCATGCTGGTCAAGATTTGAGAGATAGCACCAACGAGAAAAAGAGTGCAAAATTTCATCCGATAGGTCAAAATGAGGGTGATACTTTTGAAACTTCCGACGAAAGAAAGTCTGgtaaaaagagaaagaaaactGTTGATGTATCCGAGAAGGAAGTCAAGAAGGACAATGAAGATAGGAAGAAAGACAAACTTACAGAAACTGTTGATCCTGACGCGAATAATAAATCAACTAAGAAAAAACTAAGAAAGGATGACAAGCCCTCGCACAAGGCTTTGTCTCTTGAAGAGAATGTTAATAGGACTGAGAAGAAAACGAAGAAGAATCAGAAGAACGAGGAACAAAGTGAATTTGATATCATTGATGATGCAGAAACTTCATTTGTGGAGTTTTTTAACATGAAGGGTGCAGAAAATCAGAATCATGGTGGTGAAATGAAATTACAGGACCTAGTGCCTAAGGATTTGAAATTGGCGGACAGCAAAGTGACCTCATCTGTTAAGCATAAAAGTGCGAAAATGCGTAACACGGAGTCTCTATCATCTCCAGTAACAGAAATCGGAATGGGAGGGCCATCGACATGGGACGATTAG